Part of the Cuculus canorus isolate bCucCan1 chromosome 25, bCucCan1.pri, whole genome shotgun sequence genome is shown below.
TCACCAGCCCCGAAGAGGAGACGTTGGCCGAGGTGGGTGACGGCGGCGACGATGGGGGTGACCGGAAAAGCCCTTGGCAGAAACGGGAGGAGCGGCCGTTGATGGTCTTCAACGTCAAGTGAGTTGAGGGGACTCCTCAGGCCATGGGGGTGGTGGGATCGCATCCCACCACTGTCCCATTCCAGCATCTACCACACCGTCCAGCCACCGCCCTGCTTTGTCACTGTCCTATCCCAATACAATCTCACCCAGCCACCATCTCATCCCACACCATCCTGCCACTGCTGTCCCATCCTGCCAGCGTCATCCTTGTCCTGCCACCATCCCAGCCCACCACTCTGCTCTCCCATCCCACTTCCATGCCATCCACCCACCATCCACTCACCATCCACCACCACTCGTGTCTTGTCCTtgtcccaatcccatcccagcaCCATCCCAGCCCACCATCCACTATGCCAACATCCCGTCTTTGTCACtgtcccaccccatcccatcccatccaccaCACCATCCTGCCACCACCTGTCTCATCACACCACAATCCCATCATCCTACCATCCTCCTGCCACCACCCTTCATTACTGTCCTATCCCACCACAATCCCATCCAGCCACCATCTCATCGTGCTACCGTTGTCCCTTCCTACCActgtcccatccccatcccttcatcccacCCAGCGACCATCCTGTCCCACCACCCTTATCCCTTGTCCCCATACCCCCTCCTCCATTCCTTGCCAGgggtggggacagagggacaagCCCAGGTCCCCTTGGGTATCGTGTGTCCCTGCCTTGTGCCACCACTGTCCCatgggacacacacacaaactccctgtcccctctccacCCTGACATGTCCCCTCTTGTGTCCCTGCAGGACAGGGGGGGCCGGCGCTGCCCCCCGCGCCACCGGTGCCTCCAAGCTGCCCTAAGAGCTGGGGGGACcttgccccctcccctcctccccccctttGGCTGTGGATTTTACTCGTGTTTCTAAACATTTTCTACGTGGCGAGGACCAAGAGGGGCCAGGGGGGTGACATAGGGACCCCCCAGCACCGCCTAccctggccaggctggacgCAATGCCGCCTGTCCTGAGAAGGCATtaatatattaaacaaaaaccCCATGGACTCTgcttttgcctcagtttcccccctttcccctcagtTTCTGCCAGTTTCCCCCCCTTCCTGCCACAGTTTCCCcccctcctgcctcagtttcccccttcctcctcagtttcccccattccctctcagtttctgcctcagtttctcccctttcccctcagtTTGtttcccccttctgcccccctccTGCCTCATTTTCCCTcattctgcttctgtttccCCCATCCTCCCTCAGATCCCCCCTTCTGCCTCAGTTTCACACTTCTCCCCTCAATTTCTGCCCCAGTTTTCCCCCTCCTGCCtgtttcccctctcctgccttttCTCCCACTCCTACCTCAGTTTACctccttccctctgttttcccactcctgcctcagtttcccccctgCCCCTCAGTTTTCCCCCTTTCTACctgtttcccctcttccctcttctcccactcctgcctcagtttctgcctcagtttcacCCCCGGCTTCAGTTTCCCcccctcctgcctcagtttcccctaTTCCCCCTTCCCGCTTTGTTTCTGCCTCAGTGTTCCCCATTCTCCCTCAgtttctgcctcagtttcccgTCTACtgtctcagtttcccctcttccctgtTTTCCCACTCCTGCCTCaatttctgcctcagtttcccctcctcctgcttcagTTCCACCCCTTAGGCCTGTTTTACCCCTCCTGCCTCAAGTTCCcccctcctgcctcagtttccccccttccccctcagttttcttcctcctggctCAGTTTCTGCCTCAGTTCCTCCCCTCCGGCCTCcactttcccccctcctgcctcagtttcacCACGAGGTGATGGGGGCTCATCCTAGAAACCCTTTATTGGGGTGGGGTTCACCccttttttggggtccccagggccCTCAGAGCAGCTCCCTGAGGGGTATGGGGGGGTCCCAGCGCagggggctgcagccccagccccctccGGTGCAGCGGGACCCCGCGGGGCAGCAGTGACGCCCATTGGTGCAGCAGGAGCCctgtgggaagagaggggaCAGTTTAAGGAGGGGGGAACCCCCCTAAATCCACTCCTCCCCCCCCGGGGGTCCCCAACTGACCTGGGTGAAGGGGCAGcacccccaggagccccccgAGCTCCGGCAGCATCGCTGATGGCCACGGCACGAGCGGGTGGCATCGCAGGGGACGGTGTCACCTGAGGGGGTGCTGGTGGCTCGCAGCGGGGTGGGGGCGCGGAGGGGGGGGTTGCGGACCCCGCGGGGGGGGTTGGTGGCCAGCAGAAGGGGGGTGGGGGCCACCAGCTTCTCGCAGCTCTCAGTGGCCACGTTGCAGGTGAAGCCCCGcgggcagcagtgctggtggtCCCCGCAGCACACGGCCTGGAAGCGAGGGGAGGTGCCATCAAAGGGGGAAGGACAGGGGGGCAGGTGCCACCCTGACCCCCTCAATGTCATAGACACCCCCCAGCACCGGGGAGGGGGCGGGACCCGGTCCCCAAGGGGCCCACAAGCCCCCCATGGAGGGTGATGGAGGTGGGGGTACCGTGTCCCTGGTCCTCCCTGTCATGGGCCCTCctgggggacaggggacatcAGCCATGGTGCCACCCTGGCCACAGGGGACATCAGCCCTGGGCCCTCCTAGCAGACAGGGGGACAGTCTCACCCCACCTCGGTGGGACATGGAGGGGCAGGGGGCCTTGGGCTAGCCACATCCCTCCTGGGGCGGAGGGGACGTCAGCCCTGGTCCCTCctgggggacaggggacatcATCAGCCATGGTCCCTCCTGGAGGACAGGGACTCAGTGTCACCCCATCCCTTCGGGATGTTGTAGGGGAGCAGCCTACAACATCCATCCTGGGGAAGAGGGCACATGGGCGCTCATCCCAACCAAGGCACAGAGGACATCTGACTTTGTCCTTCAAGGAGCAAGGGGACATGTGGCATTGTTCCTCCTAGAGCACAAGGAAACATCAGTCATGGAGCCACTCAGGGCACAGGGGACATCTGGGGCAGGGTAGGTCTGTCCCAGGTGACAGGAGGTGGCCATGTCCAGTGGAATGTCCCCATGCCCGCATGCTCTTTGCCTCAGCTAATTGGGGTCCCTCAAGCCCTGACCCCCGTCCAACAATGACGCCCAGGTCCTCCCACTCTCAGCCCAGCCCAGAATCCCCCACTTCTCTGAGCCCCCACCCCACTGGGGACCCCAGTGTGTCCCTCTCCCCACATGGGGacccctctcccctccaaaGGCCTCCCCAGACCTGCTCCATTTGGGGTCCCTCAAATCCTGCCCCCCCAACAATGACACCAAGGTCCCCCACTCCCCTAACCCCCAGCCCACTGAAGACACAAACATCTCCTTGTCCCCACAAGGGACCCTCCTGAAGCCCTCCCAAACCTGCTCCATTCCTAGTTCCTCAAGCCATGTCCGCCCAAGAACACCCAGGTCCCCCCGTCAGCCCAGACCAGGACCCCACCCCACTGGGGACCCCAGTGTGTCCTTgtctcccctgtccccccagaCCTACCGCATTCAGGGCCCCTCAAGCCATGTCCCCCAACAATGACACCCAGGTCCCCCAACCTCAAGAGACCCCCAgcgtgtccctgtcccccctgccGCCCCCAGACCTGCTCCAGCGGGCAGCACCCCCAGGCTCCCGAGGCGAGGCGGCAGCACGTGTTCCCGTCCGGACAGCTCGTCTCCTCGTCACACCTCACGTCCCCGACCCGGGCCAGCGCTGGGGTCTTGCGCAGCCAGGGCAGGCGGCCACCCCCACCCTGCAGGCAGGTGCCCCCCGATGGGTCGCAGGTGGAGCCCTGTGGGCAGCAGTGGATGTGGTCCTCGCAGCAGACGGCCTGGGGGGCGAGACAGGGGGTCAGCCCGGCCCAGGACCCCAGAGGGGCCCCCGAGCACGGCCGGGACCACCCAGCacgtccctgccctccctgtccccagcccagcctggctccatccctcCTTGGGGTGGCATGGGGACCTCCCCATCACATCTGTCCCCCCAGAAGGACAAGCCCAGGCTCCCCACCATCCCGGTGGTGTAGCGGTCCTGCATTGCCATCTGTCCCTGGAACCCCAAACTGGTCCCAGTCACCTGGGTCTGACTGAGGCCCAGGGTTACCCCCATCCCATGGAGAGGAGAAGCCCTGGGGTGGCCTCATCTCTTtgaggggacaggggacatgggCGCTCATCCCACccaggggacaggggacatcTGACTTTGTTCTTCAAGGAGCGAGGGGACACCAGCCATGGTCCCACCAGGCCACAGGGCACATCTGGGCAGGGTGGGTCTGGTCCAGGGGACAGGAAGCAGCCGTCTACTGTTGAacgtccccatgtccccaagccCTTTGCCTCAGGCACTTGGGGTCCCTTGAGCTGCGTTCGTTTCATGGCCCCCAGGGACACCCAGGTCCCCCAagtcccagcccagcccaggaCCGCTGGCTCCCTCGAGCCCCCCACCCCACTGGGGACTGCAGCATGTCCTTGTCCCCACATAGGGACCCCTGTGCCCAGACCTGCCCATTAGGGGTCTCTCAAGACATGTTCCCCCTAACAATGGCATCCAAGTCCCCCCTGTCAGCCCAGCACAAGATCCCCACCCTTCTGGAGACCCCAGCATCTCCTTGTCCCCACAAAGGGACCCCTCTTCCCTCCAAAGTCCCTCCCAGACCTGCTCCATTTGAGGTCCCTCAAGCCCTGACCCCCCTCCAACAATGACGCCCAGGTCCTCCCACTCTCAGCCCAGCCCAGAATCCCCCACTTCTCTGAGCCTCCACCCCACTGGGGACCCCAGTGTGTCCTTgtctcccctgtccccccagaCCTACCGCATTCAGGGCCCCTCAAGCCATGTCCCCCAACAATGACACCCAGGTCCCCCAACCTCAAGAGACCCCCAgcgtgtccctgtcccccctgccGCCCCCAGACCTGCTCCAGCGGGCAGCACCCCCAGGCTCCCGAGGCGAGGCGGCAGCACGTGTTCCCGTCCGGACAGCTCGTCTCCTCGTCACACCTCACGTCCCCGACCCGGGCCAGCGCTGGGGTCTTGCGCAGCCAGGGCAGGCGGCCGCCCCCACCCTGCAGGCAGGTGCCCCCCGATGGGTCGCAGGTGGAGCCCTGTGGGCAGCAGTGGATGTGGTCCTCGCAGCAGACGGCCTGGGGGGCGAGACAGGGGGTCAGCCCGGCCCAGGACCCCCAGAGGGGCCCCCGAGCACGGCCGGGACCACCCAGCacgtccctgccctccctgtccccagcccagcctggctccatccctcCTTGGGGTGGCATGGGGACCTCCCCATCACATCTGTCCCCCCAGAAGGACAAGCCCAGGCTCCCCACCATCCCGGTGGTGTAGCGGTCCTGCATTGCCATCTGCCCCTGGAACCCCAAACTGGTCCCAGTCACCTGGGTCTGACTGAGGCCCAGGGTTACCCCCATCCCATGGAGAGGAGAAGCCCTGGGGTGGCCTCATCTctttggggggacaggggacatgggCGCTCACCCCACccaggggacaggggacatcTGACTTTGTTCTTCAAGGAGCGAGGGGACACCAGCCATGGTCCCACCAGGCCACAGGGCACATCTGGACAGGGTGGGTCTGCTCCAGGGGACAGGAACCAGCTGTCTACTGTTGAaggtccccatgtccccaagccCTTTGCCTCAGGCACTTGGGGTCCCTTGAGCTGTGTCTGTCCCATGCTCCCCACAGACACCGAGGTCCCCCAAGTCCCAGCCCAGGGCCCCTTGCTCCCTCGAGCCCCCCACCCCAGCGTGGACCCCAGCGTGTCGTTGTCCCCACATGGTGGCCCCTCTCTCCTTCAAAAGCCCCCCAGACCTGCTCCACTTGGGGTCCTTCAAGCCATGTCCCCCCAGCAATATCACTCAGGTCTCCCAATCTCAGCCCAGGATCCCCTGCTACCCCGGGGACTGCagtgtgtccctgtcccccccagaCCTGCTCCAGCGGGCAGCACCCCCAGGCTCCCGAGGCAAGGCGGCAGCACGTGTTCCCGTCCGGACAGCTCGTCTCCTCATCACACCTCACATCCTGAGCTGGGGACAAGAGGACAGTCAGAGATGGCGTGTCCCCTCCATCTctgggctggggtgggggctTGGCACCCCCGGAGTGGTCCTCACCTTTGGGCAGGGCTGCCCGGAGTGGTGCGGAGGTGCAGGTGGAGCGCTCCAGGTCGCAGGATGTGCCCTGCgggcagcagtgctgcccaTCACCGCAGCACACGGCCTGCGGGAGAGCAGTGGGCTGCCAGCAGGGCCGGGGGCATGATGGGGGGGCTGCTGGGAATGGTGGCGAGCATGGGGGGCAGGCATGGGTCAGGGGGACACAAGGAGACTGCTGGGATTGGGGTCCGATGTGGGAGGCGGGCAAGGGGTGCTCAGGGTGTGGGTGGGTATGGCGTGTCCAGCGTGCGGTGCAGGTACAGGGTGCTTCAGAGGGGACTGCAGTTATGGGGTGCGGGTATGGGGTGCCCAGTATGGGGTGGGGTACAGAGTGCGTGGTATGGTGTGCCCAGTATGGGCTGCTATAGGGTGCCCAGTACAGGCTGCCATGGGGTGCGGGTATGGGGGGCTCAGGATGAGCTGCAGGCACGGGATGCCTAGGGTAGGATGTGGGTACAAGGTGCCCAGTATAAGGTGGGGTCCCGGTACAGGGCTCCCGGTATGGGGTGTTCAGTGCAGGCTGCCAGGTGCGGGGTGCCGGTGTGGGGCAGCACTCACGTTCTGCAGCGGGCAGCAGCCGTACTCAGTCAGAGACAGCTGGCAGCAGGTTGTGCCATCGGGACAAGCCGAGCGCCCATCGGGACACAGCACCTGGAGCAGTACAACTGCTAGGGGATACACAGAGCGTCACCGTGTCCCCTGCGTGGGGACAGCAAGGACCACCCAGAGGGGAACCCTCCTTACCAGGTGGTGGGGGCTGGCGCTTCCAGGCAGGGAACGTGGTGCCCAAGGGAACGTCACCGTCAGGTGACAGACAGCGCCCATGGGCCAGGTCACAGATGGTGGCATGGGGACAGCAGTGAACCTTGTCTGCGCAGCATGAAGCCTGTGGGGGCCAGAGTGGCTCATCACAGCGGTGGCCGTGAGATGTCCCCCCTCAACGTCCCCGTGTCCCTCACCCCGGGTACCTCGGGCATTGGGCAGCACCCCCAGGTGCCACTGGCTGTCACGCAGCAGGTGGCATTGTCAGGACACTCAGACTCTCCATCGGGACAGGGGACAGCACGAGGGGCTGTGGAGACCAATGAAACAATGAGGGATTACatgtccccccccccaccatCCAGTCATGTCTCTTCACAGAACCATTTGGTTGGCAAAGGCCTTAGAGATCATCACGTCCAACCACTGCTGAACTGTCCCTGAGCCCCTCATGTGCTCGGCTTTTAAACCCcagactccaccacctccctgggcagcctccgccaGGGCCCTAAAACcctctctgtgaagaaatttttcctgatatccaacttAAACCTGCCCTAAAACcctctctgtgaagaaatttttcctgatatccaacttaaacctgccctggtgcaacttgaggccattccctctcaacctatcccttgtcacttggcagaagagctcagcacccatctcaccacaaccttctttccagaagctgcagagagcgataaggtcttccctcaagtctcttcttctccagaccaaacagcCTGAGGTCCCTCATCTGCTCCCAGagccctgggctccagacccttccccacctctgttcccctctccagacatgctccagtcccttaatgtccctcttggagtgaggggtccaaaactgagcccaggattcaaggtgtgacctcaccaatgctgaatacagaagaaggatccctgccctgctcctgctggccaccccatggctggtccaagccaggatgctgtcggccttcttggccacctgggccactgctgactcatgttcagctgcagccgaccaagacccccaggtccttctctgctgggcagctttccagccactcttgccCAAGCCTGGAtctgcatggggttgttgtgtcctaagtgcaggactcagcacttggcctggctgaacctcataccattgacccttggcccatggatccagcctggccaggtccctctgcagaacctccctaccctccagcacaTCAACGCTCCCTCCCACCTTggtgtcatccatgaacttagCAAGGGTGCCatgactcatagaatcatggaatggtttgggttggaaggaacatcaaagcccatccagtcccaccccctgccacgggcagggacacctcccactggatccggttgctccaagccccatccaacctgaccttgaacacctccaaggatgggactaccacggcttctctgggcaaccagggcctccccacccttatgGTGACTCCCTTCATGAACCCCCTCATCCTGATCCTCGATGAAGACCAGAACTGGTCCCAGCCCTGAGCTCTGGTGACACCACCACGTGTGACCCTCCGGTACCTGGTGACACGACGCAGGATTCCCCATCGGCACTACAGTGAGACCCTCGGGGACAGCAGTGGTGGCCGCCGGCACAGGGCACTCCCTGGGGGGAAACATGAGTGGGTGGGAGGGCTTTTAACACCCCCAAAACAGTGAAAGGGAGAAGTGAGGAAACAGAGGCACAGTGGCAGCCTCACCTCTGGCAGTGTGCAACTGGCTCCGGCAGGGCAGGATGAGTCCTGGCACGGTGCTGCGCTGCTGGCAGGCAGgacctgcagggagggggttACCCAGGGGTGGGGACACCCTCTGCACCCACCGCCCCTAACGCTGGGTACTCACCAGGGTGGTGGGGTACAGCTGTGCATCAGGACATGGTAGCCAAGCACCGGCCAGGACTAGCCACAGCAGCGGCACAAGGGGCGTCATGGCACTGCAggtgcctgcaggcagcgaCACCCCCCACCCCGGCACcaccgtgcctcagtttccccactcaccttgggggggaagagggaggaggcCTCAGCCCTcattcccctcccccttccagCTCTCAGTTCTGCTTTTGGGCAGGTGGTGGGGGAAGCCCACACATACTggaggggggggcagagggagcactCACACGTATTGGGGTGGTGGAAAGACACCCACACATactgggggtttggagggggcACCCACATGTACTGGGGGTAAAGGTGGGGCACCCAGACATTCGGGGGGGGCTGCTGTGATGTCTGTCACCCCGACTGCCGCCCGCAGCACCCGGATAACATCTCCCCGCGGTGCAGGAAGCCAGCTcttccccccccgccctccTTCCACTTTcacttctctcttcccacaTGGCATGGCCCCCCACATGATGGGGGGGAGGCAGTTCTGCCCCACGGTACGGCTGTGCTGCCAAAAccccagtattcccagtgccctccagtacctcccagtggTCCCAGGGaatcccagtatccccagtgcgCTCCTGTGACTCCCAGCACCTCTCAGTGCCCTCagtattcccagtgccccctctgTGCcttccagtgcttcccagtgctcccagggaATCCTAGTGCCCCCCAGTGACCCAAGTATttccagtacctcccagtgctcccagggactcccagtgccccccagaaCCTCGCAGTGCTCCTAAGGAatcccagtactcccagtggtctcccagtgacccccagtacctcccagtgcccccagtgttcccagtacCTGCTAGGGAATTCCAGTATGCCCAGTACCTACTGAGACTCCCAGTaccacccagtgccccccagtgcccccagtgttcccagtacCTGCTAGGGAATTCCAGTATGCCCAGTACCTACTGAGACTCCCAGTaccacccagtgccccccagtactTCCCAGAattcccagcacctcccaggaAATTCCAGTATGCCCCGTGCTTACAGGGGATACCAGCATCTCCCACTGCCTAcagggcctcccagtgcctcccagtatcccgCAGTACCTCCTAGGGCCCCCCAGACATTCCAGttccccccactgcccccagaaatcccagtacctcccaggAAATTCCAGTATGCCCAGTGCCCGCAGTACCTCCCAGCGAACTCCAGCATGCCCAGTGCCCCCAAACgcccccagtatccccagtaccTCCCAAGGaactccagtgctcccagtgccccccagagcccctcacccgcccccagccccgccccgcgGAGCCGCCagctctggccccgccccccgctcTCCATTGGTCGCCGCCCCGCCCCGTCGCTCCCCATTGGCCACCtcggggaaggggcggggcgaAGACCTGCGTCACGTGTTGTGGGGCACGTGACACCCCTTCACTGGCGCCACAGGGCTGGGATGTGCCCGGGGCTCAGCAGGGGTTCtccaacacccccccccccagtacTTCCAAACCCCCCAGTTTCCCCAACACGGCCCAGCGCTCCCCAAGACCCTCGCAGTGCTCCCCAACTCCCCCAGTGCTCCCTAACACACCCAATTCCAATGTCCCCAAACCACCCAGtgcccccaaacaccccccagTGTGCCTCAATACCCACCCAGTGCCTTGTAACACCCCCCAACGCTCCACTGTTCCCCAACAACCCCCAACCATCAGTGCTTCCCAACACCCAGTTCCCCCAACAACCCAGTGCCCCCTAACGCCCATGTCCCCCAATACCTCCAaccctcagtgccccccaaaccctccaagTACCCCCCAAACCTCCAGTGCCCCCTAAACACCCAGTGCTCTGCACACCCCCAGTgcaccccaataccccccaCCGCTCCCCAACATGCCAGTGCCCCCAAACCGCTCAGTGCTCCCCAAACCCTTCTAgatacccccaaacccccctcaatgtcccccaaatccacctGACCTCCCCAAGTCGCCCTGTACCCCCTGCCAACCCCCACAATCCTCTCCAATccattccccccccaaacccttcccaaACTCCCCAAGTCCCTCCAGAACCCCACAATGTCCCTCCAGCTTCCCCTGAATCCTCTCTGAACCCACCTCCAAGACCCCACAACGCCTTCCTAAACACCCGAATCCTCTCCAAACCCACCTCCAACGCCCCCAAAGCCCTTCCTacaccccccaaatcccctccaaacCCATCTCCAACTCCTGCAAACCTTTACTAAGCCCCACAAGACACTCCagacccccacatcccccccaaattcccccacCCAGACCCCCTCTCTGGGGCCAGAAACCACAGAGCCACAAGGAGACCAGAGGCCCCCCCATGATGGGGGGAACGCACAGCAGGGGTTTATTGCCAGCGCAGTTGGTGGGGGTCTCAGATTGCTGACTGCTCCTGCCGGAAGGCGTCGGTGGCCGGCAGCCGCTCGGTCTCGGTGGCCATGGCGGCCTGGCGCAGCACGGCCATGTGCTCCTCGGCGGCGGCCAGCGAGCGCTCGACCCAGTGGCGGGCAGCTGGCTGGCGGCAGGCGCTGCGGGTCACCAGCACCAGGTGACTGACCGAGAGCAGCAGCGCCGCTGCCCTGCGGGGACACAGGGGCTTTGTCACCTCCCTCCCTGGGAGGGCGGCTACATAGAACCATAAAAGcgttgggttggaaaagacctttgagatcatcgagtccaactgtccctgtccactaccGAAccatccccaagcacctcatctgcctggcttttaaccaccaccagggatggggactctatcaccaccctgggcaacctctgccagggcctgagaaccctttcagtgaagacatgtccaatctgaacctccccggGGGCAACTTGAGGgcactccctctcatcctatcacttgttacctgggagaagagcccagcacccagctcaccaaaacctcctttcacgGTGTTACAGAGagtgatgaagtctcccctcagtctcctcccaACTACAGCTccatttccctcagccacctctcataacccttattctccagccccttcctcagctctgttcccctcttcagatgtgctccagcccctcaatgttcttcttggagtgagggccccaaaactgaacacatgaTTCAAGGTGTGACCTCCCCAGCGCTGAGCACAGGGGGatgatccctgccctgctcctgctggccaccccatggctggtCCAAGCTGttgatgctgttggccttcttggccacctgggccactgctggctcacattcagctgctctcaaccaacactcccaagtccttctctgctgggcagcttttcagccgctcttccccaagcctggatctgcacagggttgttgtaccccaagtgcaggacccggcacttggcctggttgaacctcatcccgttggtctcagtCCAGGAATCCAGACTGGCCAGGTTCCCCTGgagaacctccctaccctccagcagatcaatgctcccacccagcttggtgttatctgaGAATTCACTAAGCATGCACTCAGTGCCCTCATCCCGATCATGGATAAAGATGTTGAACcagactggacccagcactgagccctggtgacaccacttgtgaccagaaGCATggtttgtgcctcagtttccccatcttgCAGCACAGGGTGTGAAGGtatcccccatcctgctgggtCATGGCCCAGTGGTTGTCCCCAGCTATGGGATGGCACTGGTGTCCCTCCCCACCCAACCATGGGTGTACCTCTACCCAgggggtgtccccatcccttccGCTGACATCACCTTGCATCCAGCAGTTTGGGGTCCAGCGGTGGGTACATGGATCTCACCACATCGTCCACCCTGCCAGTGGGAATGCGTTAGCCACACAGGACACTGCCGTGACACCTGCAATCACAGGCCCCCAGAGCCCTCGGAATCCCCCCTCTGTCACCTGGGGCTGATGCGTTTGGCCACCACGATGATGTCACCCAGGCTGGCGGGGGACTTCACACGGGCACCTGAGCCCATGGTCATGGCCACCAGCTTCTCCGTCAGCGTGTGGCAGATCTGCAGGCAGTGGGATGACAGCAGAAGCGGAGCCAGGGTGGGCACTTCGTGCCACCATCACCTTGTGGGCCACCATTGCCACAAGGGCCACTGGTACCACCAGGGCCACTAGTTCCCCAGTGCCACTGGTACCGTCAGTGCCACCATTGCCACCAGTGTCACCATTGCCACCAGGGGCACTGGTAACACCAGAGCCACCATTGCCACCAGTGCTACCAGCATCACCACTggcaccagtgccaccagtacCACCAGTGCCATCATTGCCACCAGTGCTAGCCGCTGGACTCACCTTCAGGATGGCGATGCAGTGGGAGACCAAACCcctgtggagatggaggaggatgTGAATCCAAGAGGACTCTCCCGCCCtcacctccatgtccccccGACCTGTGTGCCCACACCCCACGTCCCCCAGACCCTTGGGGACATTCCCAATCGGAGATCAGCTTGACGACCACCCCTTCTTTGGACCAGCTTGGTGACTCCCAAATCTTGACCACTGGCATTCCATACCGGGGGGGGCTGGCACTGCATGGGGGTCCCCAGCAGTGGCACAGGGGACACAGGGCACACCAGAGGGGACACAGGGCATGCTGAGGGGGACACAGGCTTACGAGGCATCCTCGATCCAGTCCTCGTTCTCCAGGATGGCCTCAATGTGGGGGTTGGTGATGACC
Proteins encoded:
- the GRN gene encoding progranulin isoform X5, with the protein product MTPLVPLLWLVLAGAWLPCPDAQLYPTTLVLPASSAAPCQDSSCPAGASCTLPEGVPCAGGHHCCPRGSHCSADGESCVVSPAPRAVPCPDGESECPDNATCCVTASGTWGCCPMPEASCCADKVHCCPHATICDLAHGRCLSPDGDVPLGTTFPAWKRQPPPPAVVLLQVLCPDGRSACPDGTTCCQLSLTEYGCCPLQNAVCCGDGQHCCPQGTSCDLERSTCTSAPLRAALPKAQDVRCDEETSCPDGNTCCRLASGAWGCCPLEQAVCCEDHIHCCPQGSTCDPSGGTCLQGGGGRLPWLRKTPALARVGDVRCDEETSCPDGNTCCRLASGAWGCCPLEQAVCCEDHIHCCPQGSTCDPSGGTCLQGGGGRLPWLRKTPALARVGDVRCDEETSCPDGNTCCRLASGAWGCCPLEQAVCCGDHQHCCPRGFTCNVATESCEKLVAPTPLLLATNPPRGVRNPPLRAPTPLRATSTPSGDTVPCDATRSCRGHQRCCRSSGGSWGCCPFTQGSCCTNGRHCCPAGSRCTGGGWGCSPLRWDPPIPLRELL
- the GRN gene encoding progranulin isoform X3 translates to MLEFAGRYCGHWAYWNFLGGTCSAMTPLVPLLWLVLAGAWLPCPDAQLYPTTLVLPASSAAPCQDSSCPAGASCTLPEGVPCAGGHHCCPRGSHCSADGESCVVSPAPRAVPCPDGESECPDNATCCVTASGTWGCCPMPEASCCADKVHCCPHATICDLAHGRCLSPDGDVPLGTTFPAWKRQPPPPAVVLLQVLCPDGRSACPDGTTCCQLSLTEYGCCPLQNGTSCDLERSTCTSAPLRAALPKAQDVRCDEETSCPDGNTCCRLASGAWGCCPLEQAVCCEDHIHCCPQGSTCDPSGGTCLQGGGGRLPWLRKTPALARVGDVRCDEETSCPDGNTCCRLASGAWGCCPLEQAVCCEDHIHCCPQGSTCDPSGGTCLQGGGGRLPWLRKTPALARVGDVRCDEETSCPDGNTCCRLASGAWGCCPLEQAVCCGDHQHCCPRGFTCNVATESCEKLVAPTPLLLATNPPRGVRNPPLRAPTPLRATSTPSGDTVPCDATRSCRGHQRCCRSSGGSWGCCPFTQGSCCTNGRHCCPAGSRCTGGGWGCSPLRWDPPIPLRELL
- the GRN gene encoding progranulin isoform X2, encoding MLEFAGRYCGHWAYWNFLGGTCSAMTPLVPLLWLVLAGAWLPCPDAQLYPTTLVLPASSAAPCQDSSCPAGASCTLPEGVPCAGGHHCCPRGSHCSADGESCVVSPAPRAVPCPDGESECPDNATCCVTASGTWGCCPMPEASCCADKVHCCPHATICDLAHGRCLSPDGDVPLGTTFPAWKRQPPPPVVLLQVLCPDGRSACPDGTTCCQLSLTEYGCCPLQNAVCCGDGQHCCPQGTSCDLERSTCTSAPLRAALPKAQDVRCDEETSCPDGNTCCRLASGAWGCCPLEQAVCCEDHIHCCPQGSTCDPSGGTCLQGGGGRLPWLRKTPALARVGDVRCDEETSCPDGNTCCRLASGAWGCCPLEQAVCCEDHIHCCPQGSTCDPSGGTCLQGGGGRLPWLRKTPALARVGDVRCDEETSCPDGNTCCRLASGAWGCCPLEQAVCCGDHQHCCPRGFTCNVATESCEKLVAPTPLLLATNPPRGVRNPPLRAPTPLRATSTPSGDTVPCDATRSCRGHQRCCRSSGGSWGCCPFTQGSCCTNGRHCCPAGSRCTGGGWGCSPLRWDPPIPLRELL